CACCGTGGCAATGCTTCCCTCCAGCCCTTCACGTCCGCTGGCCGGCTTGGCGACTTGAGCCTTGGCCGCCAGATAAACTCCAAAGCCCAGGATGGTCGCCACCCCGCCCACCGTGACCACGATGGTGGCAAAAGGCAGGCCCGGTTCTCCGGGACCTGCTGGGAACAGTATGGCCGAGCCAATGAACAGAGCCAGAATACCGGCGACGCTCAACAGCCCGTGGCTGATAAAGGCCAGTTCAAGGAAAAAGAAAACAAGCCCCAGCAGCAGTAGCAGGATGCCGGCGACATTCGTGGACAGGATGGACAGGGCGTACAAGGCCAGCAGCAGGCAGATGCCACCGACAACCCCAGGAAAGAAAGCTCCTGGCGAGACGAACTCGAAGAACAATCCGGCCATTCCGCCAAGTAGAAGGAAATATGCGACTTGTGGATTGAGCAGCCATGCAAGCAGACGATAACGCCAACCTGGAGCGAACTCCTCGATGGCATACTCTTCGGCGCTGAATCCGGACTCCCAGCCAGGCAATGTCTTCTGCCTAGAACCGATTGCCTCAATGAGTTGTTCGGGTGTGGACGCGAGGATATCGACAACCTTGAGTTGCAGGGCCTCCTGGGCGGTAATGGAATCACTCTCCTCCACTGCGCGCATGTACCAGTCCACATTGCGGCCGTGGGCCTGTGCCATGCCGCGCACCATGCTCTTGATGTCGTTGATGGCTTTGCGGGCCATGGTCTCGGGTACGTCCTCGCCGCCCATTCCAACTGGGGTGGCAGCCCCGATAGTGGTTTGCGGCGCCATTGCTGCAATATGCCCTGCAGCGACTATGAACACGCCAGCCGAAGCAGCCCTGGCGCCGGCAGGCCCCACCCAGACAGCCACGGGCACAGTAGAGTTAAGGATG
This DNA window, taken from Desulfocurvibacter africanus subsp. africanus DSM 2603, encodes the following:
- a CDS encoding NfeD family protein, coding for MPSETKFRVLALEMEAAISPAEAELMAQAIAAAAEDDYDLLLVRLDTPGGTVEAMRGILKAILNSTVPVAVWVGPAGARAASAGVFIVAAGHIAAMAPQTTIGAATPVGMGGEDVPETMARKAINDIKSMVRGMAQAHGRNVDWYMRAVEESDSITAQEALQLKVVDILASTPEQLIEAIGSRQKTLPGWESGFSAEEYAIEEFAPGWRYRLLAWLLNPQVAYFLLLGGMAGLFFEFVSPGAFFPGVVGGICLLLALYALSILSTNVAGILLLLLGLVFFFLELAFISHGLLSVAGILALFIGSAILFPAGPGEPGLPFATIVVTVGGVATILGFGVYLAAKAQVAKPASGREGLEGSIATVRHWRGKRGQVFAHGELWSARTADGSALNVGDTVRIQRVDGLMLTVERVESSAGVDRLD